One window from the genome of Pseudomonas sp. Teo4 encodes:
- the purL gene encoding phosphoribosylformylglycinamidine synthase: MLILRGAPALSAFRHGKLLEQLSQKVPAVTGLYAEFAHFADVDGELTADQQQVLGRLLKYGPSVPVQEPSGRLFLVVPRLGTISPWASKASDIAHNCGLQSIQRLERGIAYYVAGNLSDADAQLVAAELHDRMTQRVLGQLEQAADLFSHAQPKPMTSVDILAGGRAALAQANIDLGLALAEDEIDYLVNAFQNLARNPNDIELMMFAQANSEHCRHKIFNASWDIDGQAQEKSLFGMIKNTYQMHSEGVLSAYKDNASVIVGNVAGRFFPNPETRQYGAVQEPVHILMKVETHNHPTAIAPFSGASTGSGGEIRDEGATGRGAKPKAGLTGFTVSNLRIPGFEQPWEKAYGKPERIVDALDIMIEGPLGGAAFNNEFGRPALTGYFRTFEQAINTPHGEEVRGYHKPIMLAGGMGNIREDHVQKGEITVGAKLIVLGGPAMLIGLGGGAASSVATGASSADLDFASVQRENPEMERRCQEVIDRCWQLGDKNPIAFIHDVGAGGISNAFPELVNDGGRGGRFELRNVPNDEPGMAPHEIWSNESQERYVLAVSAEDFERFQAICERERCPFAVVGEATEEPHLTVSDSHFGNTPVDMPLDVLLGKPPRMHRSVTREAELGDDFDPSELDLDQAVQRVLNHPAVASKSFLITIGDRTITGLVARDQMVGPWQVPVADCAVTATSFDVYTGEAMAMGERTPLAVLDAPASGRMAIGETITNLAASRIDKLSDIKLSANWMSAAGHPGEDARLYDTVKAVGMELCPELGITIPVGKDSMSMKTKWSEEGVEKSVTSPMSLIITGFAPVTDIRQTLTPQLRMDKGETDLILIDLGRGKNRMGASILAQTYGKIAAQAPDVDDAEDLKAFFAVIQGLNADGHLLAYHDRSDGGLLTTVLEMAFAGHCGLDLQLDPLTDSKADVPAILFNEELGAVIQVRQDATPDVLAQFSAAGLGEGCVSVIGKPVNNGEVSISLNGEVLFDDDRRMLQRQWAETSYQIQRLRDNADGADQEFDLLLEEDNPGLSVKLGYDVNDDIAAPYIKKGIRPQVAILREQGVNGQVEMAAAFDRAGFAAIDVHMSDILAGRVDFEAFKGLVACGGFSYGDVLGAGEGWAKSALFNARARDAFQAFFERTDSFALGVCNGCQMMSNLHELIPGTEYWPHFVRNRSEQFEARVAMVEVQKSNSIFLQGMAGSRMPIAIAHGEGHAEFASEEALLEADLSGCVALRYVDNHGKVTEAYPANPNGSPRGITGLTSRDGRVTIMMPHPERVFRAVQNSWRPDEWQEDAALMRMFRNARVWVN; this comes from the coding sequence ATGTTGATCCTGCGCGGCGCTCCTGCCCTTTCTGCCTTTCGCCACGGTAAATTACTCGAGCAACTGAGCCAGAAAGTCCCCGCTGTTACTGGTTTGTATGCCGAATTCGCCCATTTCGCCGACGTCGACGGCGAGCTGACCGCCGACCAGCAGCAGGTGCTGGGCCGTCTGCTCAAGTACGGCCCGAGCGTTCCGGTACAGGAGCCCAGCGGCCGCCTGTTCCTGGTCGTGCCGCGCCTGGGCACCATCTCGCCCTGGGCCAGCAAGGCCAGCGACATCGCCCACAACTGCGGCCTGCAGTCGATCCAGCGCCTGGAGCGCGGCATCGCCTACTACGTCGCGGGCAACCTGAGCGATGCCGATGCCCAACTCGTCGCCGCCGAACTGCACGACCGCATGACCCAGCGCGTACTGGGCCAGCTGGAGCAAGCCGCTGACCTGTTCAGCCACGCCCAGCCCAAGCCGATGACCTCGGTCGACATTCTCGCCGGTGGCCGCGCGGCTCTGGCCCAGGCCAACATCGACCTGGGCCTGGCCCTGGCCGAAGACGAGATCGACTACCTGGTCAACGCCTTCCAGAACCTTGCGCGCAACCCGAACGACATCGAACTGATGATGTTCGCCCAGGCCAACTCCGAGCACTGCCGCCACAAGATCTTCAACGCCAGTTGGGACATCGACGGCCAGGCTCAGGAAAAGAGCCTGTTCGGCATGATCAAGAACACCTACCAGATGCACAGCGAAGGCGTGCTGTCCGCTTACAAGGACAACGCCTCGGTGATCGTCGGTAATGTGGCCGGTCGCTTCTTCCCGAACCCTGAAACCCGCCAGTACGGCGCGGTGCAGGAGCCGGTGCACATCCTGATGAAGGTCGAGACCCACAACCACCCGACCGCCATCGCCCCGTTCTCCGGTGCCTCCACCGGCTCCGGCGGCGAAATCCGTGACGAAGGTGCCACCGGTCGCGGTGCCAAGCCCAAGGCTGGCCTGACCGGCTTCACCGTGTCCAACCTGCGTATTCCGGGCTTCGAGCAGCCTTGGGAGAAGGCCTACGGCAAGCCTGAGCGTATCGTCGACGCCCTCGATATCATGATCGAAGGCCCTCTGGGTGGCGCCGCGTTCAACAACGAATTCGGCCGCCCGGCCCTGACCGGCTACTTCCGTACCTTCGAGCAAGCCATCAACACCCCGCACGGTGAAGAAGTGCGCGGCTACCACAAGCCGATCATGCTCGCTGGCGGTATGGGCAACATCCGCGAAGACCACGTGCAGAAGGGCGAGATCACCGTCGGCGCCAAGCTGATCGTGCTCGGCGGCCCGGCCATGCTGATCGGCCTGGGCGGCGGCGCCGCTTCGTCGGTCGCCACCGGTGCCAGCTCCGCCGACCTGGACTTCGCCTCGGTACAGCGCGAAAACCCGGAAATGGAGCGCCGTTGTCAGGAAGTCATCGACCGTTGCTGGCAGCTGGGCGACAAGAACCCGATCGCCTTCATCCACGACGTCGGTGCCGGTGGTATCTCCAACGCCTTCCCTGAGCTGGTCAACGACGGTGGCCGTGGTGGCCGCTTCGAACTGCGCAACGTGCCCAACGACGAGCCGGGCATGGCCCCGCACGAAATCTGGAGCAACGAGTCGCAGGAACGTTACGTGCTGGCCGTCAGCGCCGAAGACTTCGAGCGTTTCCAGGCCATCTGCGAACGCGAGCGCTGCCCGTTTGCCGTGGTCGGCGAAGCGACTGAAGAGCCGCACCTGACCGTCAGCGACAGCCACTTCGGCAACACGCCGGTGGACATGCCGCTCGACGTGCTGCTGGGCAAGCCGCCACGCATGCACCGTTCGGTTACTCGCGAAGCCGAGCTGGGCGATGACTTCGACCCAAGCGAGCTGGACCTGGACCAAGCTGTCCAACGCGTGCTGAACCACCCGGCCGTGGCCAGCAAGAGCTTCCTGATCACCATCGGCGACCGCACCATCACCGGCCTGGTTGCCCGCGACCAGATGGTCGGCCCGTGGCAGGTTCCGGTGGCTGACTGTGCCGTCACCGCCACCAGCTTCGACGTCTACACCGGCGAAGCCATGGCCATGGGCGAGCGTACTCCGCTGGCCGTGCTGGATGCCCCGGCGTCCGGGCGTATGGCGATCGGCGAGACCATCACCAACCTGGCCGCCTCGCGCATCGACAAGCTGTCCGACATCAAACTGTCGGCCAACTGGATGTCCGCCGCCGGCCACCCGGGTGAAGACGCCCGCCTGTACGACACCGTCAAGGCGGTCGGCATGGAGCTGTGCCCTGAGCTGGGCATCACCATTCCGGTCGGCAAAGACTCGATGTCGATGAAGACCAAGTGGAGCGAAGAGGGCGTCGAGAAGAGCGTCACCTCGCCGATGTCGCTGATCATCACCGGCTTCGCCCCGGTCACCGACATACGCCAGACCCTGACCCCGCAGCTGCGCATGGACAAGGGCGAGACCGACCTGATCCTGATCGACCTGGGCCGTGGCAAGAACCGCATGGGCGCCTCGATCCTGGCCCAGACCTACGGCAAGATCGCTGCCCAGGCGCCGGACGTGGATGACGCTGAAGACCTCAAGGCCTTCTTCGCCGTGATCCAGGGCCTGAACGCCGACGGTCATTTGCTGGCTTACCACGACCGTTCCGACGGCGGCCTGCTGACCACCGTGCTGGAAATGGCCTTCGCCGGCCACTGTGGCCTCGACCTGCAACTCGACCCGCTGACCGACAGCAAGGCCGACGTGCCGGCTATCCTCTTCAACGAAGAGCTGGGTGCGGTGATCCAGGTGCGTCAGGACGCCACCCCGGACGTGCTGGCACAGTTCAGCGCTGCAGGTTTGGGCGAAGGCTGTGTGTCGGTGATCGGCAAGCCGGTCAACAACGGTGAAGTGTCCATCAGCCTCAATGGCGAAGTGCTGTTCGACGACGACCGTCGCATGCTGCAGCGTCAATGGGCTGAAACCAGCTACCAGATCCAGCGCCTGCGCGACAACGCCGACGGTGCCGATCAGGAATTCGACCTGCTGCTGGAAGAAGACAACCCAGGCCTGTCGGTCAAGCTGGGCTATGACGTCAACGACGACATCGCTGCGCCGTACATCAAGAAAGGCATTCGCCCGCAAGTGGCGATCCTGCGTGAGCAGGGCGTCAACGGCCAGGTCGAGATGGCAGCCGCCTTCGACCGCGCAGGCTTCGCCGCCATCGACGTGCACATGAGCGACATCCTCGCTGGCCGTGTCGACTTCGAAGCCTTCAAGGGCCTCGTGGCTTGCGGTGGTTTCTCCTACGGTGACGTGCTGGGTGCCGGTGAAGGCTGGGCCAAGTCGGCGTTGTTCAACGCCCGTGCCCGCGATGCCTTCCAGGCCTTCTTCGAGCGTACCGACAGCTTCGCCCTGGGTGTGTGCAACGGTTGCCAGATGATGTCCAACCTGCACGAGCTGATTCCGGGCACCGAGTACTGGCCGCACTTCGTGCGTAACCGCTCGGAGCAGTTCGAGGCCCGTGTGGCCATGGTCGAGGTGCAGAAGTCCAACTCGATCTTCCTGCAGGGTATGGCCGGTTCGCGCATGCCGATCGCCATCGCTCACGGTGAAGGCCATGCCGAGTTCGCCAGCGAAGAGGCACTGCTGGAAGCCGACCTGTCCGGTTGCGTGGCCCTGCGCTACGTCGACAACCATGGCAAGGTCACCGAAGCCTACCCGGCCAACCCGAACGGCTCGCCGCGCGGTATTACCGGCCTCACCAGCCGCGATGGCCGTGTGACCATCATGATGCCGCACCCGGAGCGTGTGTTCCGTGCCGTGCAGAACTCCTGGCGCCCGGACGAGTGGCAGGAAGACGCCGCACTGATGCGCATGTTCCGCAATGCGCGTGTTTGGGTGAATTGA
- a CDS encoding NGG1p interacting factor NIF3: MYKLAFFVPASHVEVVKAAVFAAGGGRIGDYDHCAWQTLGQGQFRPLDGSQPYIGQTGQVEVVEEWKVELVVSDDLIAQVVDALKQSHPYETPAYEVWRLAEF; this comes from the coding sequence GTGTACAAGCTCGCCTTCTTCGTCCCCGCCAGCCATGTCGAAGTGGTCAAGGCCGCCGTGTTCGCCGCTGGAGGCGGCCGCATTGGCGACTACGACCACTGCGCCTGGCAGACCCTTGGCCAGGGCCAGTTTCGCCCGTTGGACGGCAGCCAGCCGTATATCGGGCAAACCGGCCAGGTCGAGGTAGTGGAGGAGTGGAAGGTGGAGCTGGTGGTGTCCGACGACCTGATCGCTCAGGTCGTCGATGCGCTCAAGCAGAGCCACCCGTACGAGACGCCGGCCTATGAGGTCTGGCGTCTGGCCGAGTTCTAA
- the tatC gene encoding twin-arginine translocase subunit TatC — MSVAMDPATAMPLTEHLRELRKRLVRCLGVIVLVFAGLFPFAQTLYTLISEPLRRFLPEGASMIATSVTSPFLTPFKLTAMCALFVAMPLLLHQAWGFLAPGLYRRERRIALPLLVSSIVLFYAGMAFAFFLVFPMMFGFFASVTPEGVAMMTDISQYLDFIMALFLAFGLAFEIPVATFIVVWVGLTDVATLRRSRPYVIVGCFVVGMILTPPDVFSQTMLAVPMWVLFEVGLLACAGLRRAEQGREMVAE; from the coding sequence ATGAGCGTTGCCATGGACCCGGCAACGGCTATGCCACTGACCGAACATCTGCGAGAGCTGCGCAAACGTCTGGTGCGCTGCCTGGGGGTGATCGTTCTGGTGTTCGCCGGCCTGTTTCCCTTCGCCCAGACCCTTTACACATTGATTTCCGAACCACTGCGGCGTTTTCTGCCGGAAGGCGCCAGCATGATCGCCACCAGCGTGACTTCGCCGTTCCTGACACCGTTCAAGCTGACGGCCATGTGCGCACTGTTCGTGGCCATGCCGCTGCTGCTGCACCAGGCCTGGGGCTTTCTGGCCCCGGGGCTGTACCGCCGTGAACGGCGCATCGCCCTGCCGCTGCTGGTGTCGAGCATTGTGCTGTTCTACGCCGGCATGGCGTTTGCGTTCTTTCTGGTGTTTCCGATGATGTTCGGCTTCTTCGCCAGCGTGACGCCCGAGGGCGTGGCGATGATGACCGACATCAGCCAGTACCTGGACTTCATCATGGCGTTGTTCCTGGCGTTCGGCCTGGCCTTCGAGATCCCGGTGGCGACGTTCATCGTGGTCTGGGTGGGGCTCACCGACGTGGCCACATTGCGGCGCAGCCGGCCTTACGTGATCGTCGGGTGTTTTGTAGTGGGGATGATTTTGACGCCGCCTGACGTGTTTTCGCAGACGATGCTGGCGGTGCCGATGTGGGTGCTGTTCGAGGTGGGGTTGTTGGCGTGTGCGGGGTTACGGCGTGCTGAGCAAGGGCGGGAAATGGTTGCCGAATGA
- the tatB gene encoding Sec-independent protein translocase protein TatB — MFEVGFSELLLVGVIALLVLGPERLPVAARTLGRGLGQARRAMNALRTQMEREIDMPNLDSAPLQRLEHDIRQGISLNAAPANDASARENAS; from the coding sequence ATGTTCGAGGTAGGTTTCAGCGAATTGCTGCTGGTCGGTGTCATCGCTCTGCTGGTGCTTGGCCCGGAGCGCCTGCCGGTGGCGGCGCGCACCTTGGGGCGCGGCCTCGGCCAGGCACGCCGGGCCATGAACGCACTGCGCACGCAGATGGAACGCGAAATCGATATGCCGAATCTGGACAGCGCGCCTTTGCAGCGCCTGGAACACGATATTCGCCAAGGCATCAGCCTGAACGCAGCACCAGCCAACGATGCATCCGCCAGGGAGAATGCCTCATGA
- the tatA gene encoding twin-arginine translocase TatA/TatE family subunit has product MGGIGIWQLVIVLLIVFLLFGTKRLKGLGSDVGDAIQGFRKSMGGDADANTPPQPQQQAPLTTQQSQADRQA; this is encoded by the coding sequence ATGGGCGGTATTGGAATCTGGCAACTGGTGATCGTTTTGCTGATCGTGTTTCTGCTGTTCGGCACCAAGCGCCTCAAGGGCCTGGGCAGCGATGTAGGCGACGCGATACAGGGCTTTCGCAAATCCATGGGCGGCGACGCGGATGCCAACACGCCCCCGCAACCGCAACAGCAGGCACCACTGACAACACAGCAATCACAAGCGGATCGACAAGCCTGA